The following proteins come from a genomic window of Triticum aestivum cultivar Chinese Spring chromosome 6A, IWGSC CS RefSeq v2.1, whole genome shotgun sequence:
- the LOC123128692 gene encoding protein FLX-like 1 isoform X2, whose product MAHRGHLDGLMRHGAFSGAGLSGRQPLEPSPATILEILENKLAVQTAEAEKLIRENQRLADSHAALRKDIIDTETEMQMIRTHLGDVQVETDMHMRDLVERIRLMEADIQAGDAVKKELHQVHMEAKRLITERQMLTNDLEAATKELQKYSGDNSNLTELVAELDGLRKEHHSLRSAFEYEKNTNIKQVEQMRTMEMNLITMTKEADKLRADLANAANRAHAAQVTPPQPGTGQAAAASAATNPYASAYTSHPSAYQQGTSQAAAYQQGTAQAAAYQQGTPQPAAYQQGTPQSAAYQQGAPQAAAYQQGAPQAGAYQQGAPQAGAYQQGAPQAGAYQQGTYGYPTAYDSATAYQLHANAYASYSGYPVAGYAQPSYPGTYAAPQQHPVASGAATDTTSVYGAAGSTGYPAAPVQASSGAANAGQAAPPASYPATYDPTKAAQR is encoded by the exons ATGGCTCATCGTGGACACCTAGATGGACTAATGCGCCATGGTGCATTCTCTGGAGCCGGCCTCTCTGGCCGCCAGCCTTTGGAGCCTTCTCCTGCCACCATACTGGAGATCCTGGAAAACAAGCTTGCCGTGCAGACCGCAGAGGCAGAAAAACTTATCCGAGAAAATCAGCGATTGGCAGATAGCCATGCAGCCTTGAGAAAGGATATTATTGACACTGAGACAGAAATGCAAATGATTCGCACCCACCTAGGTGATGTCCAGGTAGAGACTGATATGCACATGAGAGATTTGGTGGAGAGAATCAGATTAATGGAGGCAGACATACAGGCTGGTGACGCAGTGAAGAAGGAACTTCACCAAGTGCATATGGAGGCAAAGCGACTTATTACTGAAAGGCAGATGCTTACTAATGACTTAGAGGCTGCGACTAAAGAACTACAGAAGTACTCTGGTGACAATAGTAACCTTACTGAATTGGTTGCGGAACTAGATGGTCTACGGAAAGAGCATCACAGTCTAAG ATCTGCCTTCGAGTATGAGAAAAACACAAACATCAAGCAAGTTGAGCAGATGCGGACGATGGAAATGAACTTGATAACCATGACTAAAGAGGCGGACAAGTTACGAGCTGATTTGGCAAATGCTGCAAACAGAGCACATG CAGCACAGGTTACACCTCCACAGCCTGGGACAGGACAAGCTGCAGCGGCTTCAGCAGCCACAAATCCATATGCAAGTGCATATACCAGTCACCCCTCCGCATATCAGCAAGGAACTTCCCAAGCCGCGGCATACCAGCAGGGAACTGCCCAAGCCGCGGCATACCAGCAAGGAACTCCCCAACCCGCGGCATACCAGCAAGGAACCCCCCAATCCGCGGCATACCAGCAAGGAGCCCCC CAAGCCGCAGCATATCAGCAAGGAGCCCCCCAAGCTGGAGCATATCAGCAAGGAGCCCCCCAAGCTGGAGCATATCAGCAAGGAGCCCCCCAAGCTGGAGCATATCAACAAGGGACATACGGTTACCCAACAGCCTATGATTCTGCCACCGCTTACCAGCTGCATGCTAATGCGTATGCTAGCTATTCTGGCTATCCAGTTGCAGGCTATGCACAACCTAGCTATCCTGGCACGTACGCTGCACCTCAGCAGCACCCAGTAGCCAGTGGCGCGGCTACTGATACCACAAGCGTGTACGGTGCCGCTGGCAGCACGGGATATCCTGCTGCACCGGTTCAGGCAAGCAGCGGGGCTGCTAACGCGGGGCAAGCGGCGCCGCCAGCTTCTTATCCTGCAACATATGACCCAACCAAAGCAGCCCAGAGGTGA
- the LOC123128692 gene encoding protein FLX-like 1 isoform X1: protein MAHRGHLDGLMRHGAFSGAGLSGRQPLEPSPATILEILENKLAVQTAEAEKLIRENQRLADSHAALRKDIIDTETEMQMIRTHLGDVQVETDMHMRDLVERIRLMEADIQAGDAVKKELHQVHMEAKRLITERQMLTNDLEAATKELQKYSGDNSNLTELVAELDGLRKEHHSLRSAFEYEKNTNIKQVEQMRTMEMNLITMTKEADKLRADLANAANRAHAAQVTPPQPGTGQAAAASAATNPYASAYTSHPSAYQQGTSQAAAYQQGTAQAAAYQQGTPQPAAYQQGTPQSAAYQQGAPQSAAYQQGAPQAAAYQQGAPQAGAYQQGAPQAGAYQQGAPQAGAYQQGTYGYPTAYDSATAYQLHANAYASYSGYPVAGYAQPSYPGTYAAPQQHPVASGAATDTTSVYGAAGSTGYPAAPVQASSGAANAGQAAPPASYPATYDPTKAAQR, encoded by the exons ATGGCTCATCGTGGACACCTAGATGGACTAATGCGCCATGGTGCATTCTCTGGAGCCGGCCTCTCTGGCCGCCAGCCTTTGGAGCCTTCTCCTGCCACCATACTGGAGATCCTGGAAAACAAGCTTGCCGTGCAGACCGCAGAGGCAGAAAAACTTATCCGAGAAAATCAGCGATTGGCAGATAGCCATGCAGCCTTGAGAAAGGATATTATTGACACTGAGACAGAAATGCAAATGATTCGCACCCACCTAGGTGATGTCCAGGTAGAGACTGATATGCACATGAGAGATTTGGTGGAGAGAATCAGATTAATGGAGGCAGACATACAGGCTGGTGACGCAGTGAAGAAGGAACTTCACCAAGTGCATATGGAGGCAAAGCGACTTATTACTGAAAGGCAGATGCTTACTAATGACTTAGAGGCTGCGACTAAAGAACTACAGAAGTACTCTGGTGACAATAGTAACCTTACTGAATTGGTTGCGGAACTAGATGGTCTACGGAAAGAGCATCACAGTCTAAG ATCTGCCTTCGAGTATGAGAAAAACACAAACATCAAGCAAGTTGAGCAGATGCGGACGATGGAAATGAACTTGATAACCATGACTAAAGAGGCGGACAAGTTACGAGCTGATTTGGCAAATGCTGCAAACAGAGCACATG CAGCACAGGTTACACCTCCACAGCCTGGGACAGGACAAGCTGCAGCGGCTTCAGCAGCCACAAATCCATATGCAAGTGCATATACCAGTCACCCCTCCGCATATCAGCAAGGAACTTCCCAAGCCGCGGCATACCAGCAGGGAACTGCCCAAGCCGCGGCATACCAGCAAGGAACTCCCCAACCCGCGGCATACCAGCAAGGAACCCCCCAATCCGCGGCATACCAGCAAGGAGCCCCCCAATCCGCGGCATACCAGCAAGGAGCCCCC CAAGCCGCAGCATATCAGCAAGGAGCCCCCCAAGCTGGAGCATATCAGCAAGGAGCCCCCCAAGCTGGAGCATATCAGCAAGGAGCCCCCCAAGCTGGAGCATATCAACAAGGGACATACGGTTACCCAACAGCCTATGATTCTGCCACCGCTTACCAGCTGCATGCTAATGCGTATGCTAGCTATTCTGGCTATCCAGTTGCAGGCTATGCACAACCTAGCTATCCTGGCACGTACGCTGCACCTCAGCAGCACCCAGTAGCCAGTGGCGCGGCTACTGATACCACAAGCGTGTACGGTGCCGCTGGCAGCACGGGATATCCTGCTGCACCGGTTCAGGCAAGCAGCGGGGCTGCTAACGCGGGGCAAGCGGCGCCGCCAGCTTCTTATCCTGCAACATATGACCCAACCAAAGCAGCCCAGAGGTGA
- the LOC123128692 gene encoding extensin isoform X3, which produces MQVHIPVTPPHISKELPKPRHTSRELPKPRHTSKELPNPRHTSKEPPNPRHTSKEPPNPRHTSKEPPKPQHISKEPPKLEHISKEPPKLEHISKEPPKLEHINKGHTVTQQPMILPPLTSCMLMRMLAILAIQLQAMHNLAILARTLHLSSTQ; this is translated from the exons ATGCAAGTGCATATACCAGTCACCCCTCCGCATATCAGCAAGGAACTTCCCAAGCCGCGGCATACCAGCAGGGAACTGCCCAAGCCGCGGCATACCAGCAAGGAACTCCCCAACCCGCGGCATACCAGCAAGGAACCCCCCAATCCGCGGCATACCAGCAAGGAGCCCCCCAATCCGCGGCATACCAGCAAGGAGCCCCC CAAGCCGCAGCATATCAGCAAGGAGCCCCCCAAGCTGGAGCATATCAGCAAGGAGCCCCCCAAGCTGGAGCATATCAGCAAGGAGCCCCCCAAGCTGGAGCATATCAACAAGGGACATACGGTTACCCAACAGCCTATGATTCTGCCACCGCTTACCAGCTGCATGCTAATGCGTATGCTAGCTATTCTGGCTATCCAGTTGCAGGCTATGCACAACCTAGCTATCCTGGCACGTACGCTGCACCTCAGCAGCACCCAGTAG